The Pseudomonas sp. R4-35-07 genome contains a region encoding:
- the dgcA gene encoding dimethylglycine demethylation protein DgcA encodes MAFEAMFQPIQIGKLTIRNRVLSTAHAEVYATDGGMTTDRYVKYYEEKAKGGIGLAICGGSSVVAIDSPQEWWSSVNLSTDRIIPHFQNLADAMHKHGAKIMIQITHMGRRSRWDGFNWPTLMSPSGVREPVHRATCKTIEPEEIWRVIGNYASAAKRAKAGGLDGVELSAVHQHMIDQFWSPRVNKRTDEWGGTFEGRMKFGLEVLKAVRAEVGDDFCVGMRLCGDEFHPDGLSHEDMKQIAKYYDDTGMLDFIGVVGSGCDTHNTLANVIPNMSYPPEPFLHLAAGIKEVVKVPVLHAQNIKDPNQATRILEGGYVDMVGMTRAHIADPHLIAKIKMGQIDQIKQCVGANYCIDRQYQGLDVLCIQNAATSREYMGVPHIIEKSTGPKRKVVVVGAGPAGMEAARVAAERGHDVTLLEKKEFIGGQITTASKAPQRDQIAGITRWFQLELARLKVDLRLGVAADAETILDLRPDVVVLAVGGHPFIEQNEHWGAAEGLVVSSWDVLDGKVAPGKNVLVYDTICEFTGMSVADFLADKGCQVEIVTDDIKPGVAIGGTSFPTYYRSMYPKEVIMTGDMMLEKVYREGDKLVAVLENEYTGAKEERVVDQVVVENGVRPDEAIYYGLKEGSRNKGQIDVEALFAIKPQPCLSEAGEGYLLFRIGDCVAQRNTHAAIYDALRLCKDF; translated from the coding sequence ATGGCTTTCGAAGCAATGTTCCAACCGATTCAGATCGGCAAACTGACCATCCGCAACCGCGTGCTCAGTACCGCCCACGCCGAGGTGTATGCCACCGACGGCGGCATGACCACCGACCGCTATGTGAAGTACTACGAAGAGAAGGCCAAGGGCGGTATCGGCCTGGCGATCTGCGGCGGCTCCTCGGTGGTGGCCATCGACAGTCCCCAGGAATGGTGGAGTTCGGTGAACCTGTCCACTGACCGCATCATCCCGCACTTCCAGAACCTGGCCGACGCCATGCACAAGCATGGCGCCAAGATCATGATCCAGATTACCCACATGGGCCGTCGCTCGCGTTGGGACGGCTTCAACTGGCCGACCCTGATGTCGCCGTCCGGCGTGCGTGAGCCGGTGCACCGTGCCACCTGCAAGACCATCGAGCCGGAAGAGATCTGGCGCGTGATCGGCAACTATGCCAGCGCCGCCAAGCGCGCCAAGGCCGGTGGCCTGGACGGGGTGGAACTGTCCGCCGTGCACCAGCACATGATCGACCAGTTTTGGAGTCCGCGGGTCAACAAGCGCACCGACGAATGGGGCGGTACCTTCGAAGGCCGCATGAAGTTCGGCCTGGAAGTGTTGAAGGCCGTGCGCGCCGAAGTCGGTGACGATTTCTGTGTGGGCATGCGCCTGTGCGGCGACGAGTTCCACCCGGACGGCCTGTCCCACGAGGACATGAAGCAGATCGCCAAGTATTACGACGACACCGGCATGCTCGACTTCATTGGCGTGGTGGGCTCGGGGTGCGATACGCACAACACCCTGGCCAACGTGATCCCGAACATGAGTTACCCGCCGGAGCCGTTCCTGCACCTGGCGGCCGGTATCAAGGAAGTGGTGAAAGTCCCGGTGCTGCACGCGCAGAACATCAAGGACCCGAACCAGGCCACGCGCATTCTGGAAGGCGGCTACGTGGACATGGTCGGCATGACCCGCGCCCATATTGCCGACCCGCACCTGATCGCCAAGATCAAGATGGGCCAGATCGACCAGATCAAACAGTGCGTCGGCGCCAACTATTGCATCGATCGCCAGTACCAGGGCCTGGATGTGCTGTGCATCCAGAACGCCGCGACCTCCCGTGAATACATGGGCGTGCCGCACATTATTGAGAAGTCCACCGGGCCCAAACGCAAAGTCGTGGTGGTCGGTGCTGGCCCTGCGGGGATGGAAGCGGCGCGCGTCGCCGCCGAACGTGGCCACGACGTAACCCTGCTGGAGAAGAAAGAATTTATCGGCGGGCAAATCACCACCGCATCGAAAGCGCCACAGCGTGACCAGATCGCCGGTATCACCCGCTGGTTCCAGTTGGAGCTGGCACGCTTGAAAGTCGACCTGCGCCTGGGTGTGGCGGCTGATGCCGAAACTATCCTCGACCTGCGCCCGGACGTGGTGGTGCTGGCCGTCGGTGGGCATCCGTTCATTGAACAGAACGAACACTGGGGCGCTGCCGAAGGCCTGGTGGTGAGCAGTTGGGACGTGCTCGACGGCAAAGTCGCACCGGGCAAGAACGTGCTGGTGTACGACACCATCTGCGAATTCACCGGCATGTCGGTGGCGGATTTCCTTGCGGACAAAGGCTGCCAGGTCGAGATCGTCACTGACGATATCAAGCCGGGCGTGGCCATCGGCGGTACGTCGTTCCCGACTTACTACCGCAGCATGTACCCCAAGGAAGTGATCATGACCGGCGACATGATGCTGGAAAAGGTCTACCGCGAAGGCGACAAGCTGGTGGCGGTGCTGGAGAACGAATACACCGGGGCCAAGGAAGAGCGGGTGGTTGACCAGGTGGTGGTGGAGAACGGCGTGCGCCCGGACGAGGCGATTTATTACGGGCTCAAGGAAGGTTCGCGCAACAAGGGCCAGATAGACGTCGAAGCCCTGTTCGCGATCAAGCCGCAGCCGTGCCTGAGCGAAGCGGGTGAAGGGTACTTGTTGTTCCGCATCGGTGACTGTGTGGCCCAGCGCAATACCCATGCCGCGATCTATGACGCCCTGCGCTTGTGCAAGGATTTCTAA
- a CDS encoding DUF5943 domain-containing protein — MAKIAPQLPIEVDSETGVWTSDALPMLYVPRHFFVNNHMGIEEVLGADAYAEILYKAGYKSAWHWCEKEAECHGLEGVAVFEHYMKRLSQRGWGLFKIQDIDLDKGTASVKLEHSAFVYVYGKVGRKVDYMFTGWFAGAMDQILQARGSTIRTVAEQVYGGSEEGHDDGLFTVKPL; from the coding sequence ATGGCCAAGATCGCCCCGCAATTGCCAATCGAAGTCGACAGCGAAACCGGTGTCTGGACCTCCGACGCCCTGCCGATGCTGTACGTGCCGCGCCATTTCTTCGTCAACAACCACATGGGCATCGAAGAAGTGCTGGGTGCCGACGCCTACGCCGAGATCCTCTACAAGGCCGGCTACAAGTCCGCCTGGCACTGGTGTGAAAAAGAAGCCGAGTGCCACGGCCTGGAAGGCGTCGCGGTGTTCGAGCACTACATGAAGCGCCTGTCGCAACGCGGCTGGGGCCTGTTCAAGATCCAGGACATCGACCTGGATAAAGGCACCGCCAGCGTCAAGCTGGAACATTCGGCCTTCGTCTACGTGTACGGCAAGGTCGGGCGCAAAGTCGACTACATGTTCACCGGCTGGTTTGCCGGCGCGATGGACCAGATCCTTCAAGCGCGTGGCAGCACTATTCGCACTGTGGCCGAACAAGTCTACGGAGGCTCCGAAGAGGGCCACGATGATGGCCTGTTCACCGTCAAGCCGTTGTAA
- a CDS encoding dipeptidase has translation MSPAELHADSIVIDGLIIAKWNRDLFEDMRKGGLTAANCTVSVWEGFQATINNIVASQTLIRENSDLVIPVKTTADIRRAKEQGKTGIIFGFQNAHAFEDQLGYVEIFKQLGVGVVQMCYNTQNLVGTGCYERDGGLSGFGREIVGEMNRVGIMCDLSHVGSKTSEEVILESKKPVCYSHCLPSGLKEHPRNKSDEELKFIADHGGFVGVTMFAPFLAKGIDSTIDDYAEAIEYTMNIVGEDAIGIGTDFTQGHGQDFFEMLTHDKGYARRLTSFGKIINPLGIRTVGEFPNLTETLLKRGHPERVVRKIMGENWVNVLKDVWGE, from the coding sequence ATGAGCCCAGCCGAGTTGCACGCCGACAGCATCGTTATCGACGGTCTGATTATTGCCAAGTGGAACCGCGACCTGTTCGAAGACATGCGCAAAGGTGGCCTGACGGCCGCCAACTGCACGGTGTCGGTGTGGGAAGGCTTCCAGGCCACGATCAATAACATCGTCGCCAGCCAGACCCTGATCCGCGAAAACAGCGACCTGGTGATCCCGGTGAAAACCACCGCCGATATCCGTCGCGCCAAGGAGCAGGGCAAGACCGGCATCATCTTCGGCTTCCAGAATGCCCACGCGTTTGAAGACCAGCTCGGCTATGTCGAGATCTTCAAACAGCTCGGCGTCGGTGTGGTGCAGATGTGCTACAACACCCAGAACCTGGTGGGCACCGGCTGCTACGAGCGCGACGGTGGCCTGTCGGGTTTCGGGCGTGAGATTGTCGGCGAGATGAACCGCGTCGGCATCATGTGCGACCTGTCCCACGTCGGTTCCAAGACCAGCGAAGAAGTCATCCTCGAATCGAAAAAACCGGTGTGCTATTCCCACTGCCTGCCCTCGGGCCTCAAGGAGCACCCGCGCAACAAATCCGATGAAGAACTCAAGTTCATCGCCGACCACGGCGGGTTTGTCGGCGTGACCATGTTCGCGCCGTTCCTGGCCAAGGGTATCGATTCGACCATCGACGATTACGCCGAAGCCATCGAATACACCATGAACATCGTCGGCGAAGACGCCATCGGCATCGGCACCGACTTCACCCAGGGCCATGGCCAGGATTTCTTTGAAATGCTGACCCATGACAAAGGCTACGCCCGCCGCCTGACCAGCTTTGGCAAGATCATCAACCCGCTGGGCATCCGCACCGTGGGCGAGTTTCCCAACCTCACCGAGACCCTGCTCAAGCGCGGCCATCCTGAACGCGTGGTGCGCAAGATCATGGGCGAGAACTGGGTCAATGTCTTGAAAGACGTCTGGGGCGAATAA
- a CDS encoding lysozyme inhibitor LprI family protein, producing the protein MKSIFLALALIATGVHAAEDTDSTPCDGIENDQQTLECATYNKTTAEQLLKDNYQGLLERMGSTYGSDKTKLADITARLKDAQQKWEKLRDADCAVDTFPAATGTKAYAIALNDCLARMSDERSEFLESIGQE; encoded by the coding sequence ATGAAATCGATTTTCCTGGCTTTGGCACTCATCGCAACCGGCGTCCACGCCGCCGAAGACACCGACAGCACGCCGTGCGACGGCATCGAGAACGACCAGCAAACCCTGGAATGCGCCACCTACAACAAAACTACCGCCGAGCAATTGTTGAAAGACAACTATCAGGGCCTGCTGGAACGCATGGGGTCCACCTACGGCAGCGACAAGACCAAGCTCGCCGACATTACCGCTCGTCTGAAGGATGCCCAGCAGAAGTGGGAAAAACTGCGCGATGCCGATTGCGCGGTGGACACCTTCCCGGCGGCGACCGGGACCAAGGCGTATGCGATTGCGCTGAATGATTGCCTGGCGCGGATGAGTGACGAGCGGTCGGAGTTTTTGGAGTCGATTGGGCAGGAATAA
- a CDS encoding DUF3010 family protein produces MTICGIEIKGSEAIIAVASLDGLALTHVALATKKIALEDDDEAANVKAFAVQVKAFVQANAITRIAIKKRSKKGEFAGGPTTFKIEGVFQLLDGVEVTLLSPQTINAQNKKRNFDLPATLNKYQHEAYKAACSALLKK; encoded by the coding sequence ATGACTATCTGCGGCATCGAAATCAAAGGCAGCGAAGCCATCATCGCCGTCGCCTCCCTGGATGGCCTGGCGCTGACCCACGTCGCTCTGGCCACCAAGAAAATCGCCCTTGAAGATGACGACGAAGCCGCCAACGTCAAAGCCTTCGCCGTCCAGGTGAAAGCGTTCGTGCAGGCAAACGCCATCACCCGTATCGCGATCAAGAAACGCAGCAAGAAAGGCGAATTCGCCGGTGGCCCGACGACGTTCAAGATTGAAGGGGTGTTTCAGTTGCTGGACGGGGTGGAGGTGACGCTTTTGTCACCGCAAACCATCAATGCGCAGAACAAGAAGCGCAACTTTGATCTGCCTGCCACGCTGAACAAGTATCAGCATGAAGCTTACAAGGCGGCGTGTTCGGCCCTGCTGAAGAAATAA
- a CDS encoding GlxA family transcriptional regulator gives MSQDFYFLLMPGFSAIGFISALEPLRVANRFRGELYRWHVLSADGGAVLASNGMSVNADAALEPLKKGATLLVVAGFEPLQFATPALEHWLRRLDHDGVTLGAIDTGACVLAEAGLLDGHRLTLHWEAIDAFKESYPHLSVTQELFEIDRRRITCAGGTASIDLMLDLIAQAHGPDLAIQVSEQFVLGRIRPRKDHQRMQIATRYGINNKKLVHVIGEMEQHTEPPLSTLALADAIKVTRRQLERLFRLHLNDTPSNFYLRLRLEKARQLLRQSDMSVLEVSIACGFESPSYFTRSYRARFAKCPREDRRREVV, from the coding sequence ATGTCCCAGGATTTCTACTTTTTACTGATGCCGGGGTTCTCGGCCATTGGCTTTATTTCCGCGCTGGAGCCGCTGCGGGTGGCGAATCGCTTCCGTGGCGAGCTGTACCGCTGGCATGTCTTGAGCGCCGATGGCGGTGCGGTATTGGCGAGCAACGGCATGTCGGTCAATGCCGACGCCGCACTGGAACCGCTGAAGAAAGGCGCAACGCTGCTGGTGGTGGCCGGCTTCGAACCGCTGCAGTTCGCCACGCCCGCGCTGGAACACTGGCTGCGCCGTCTCGACCACGACGGCGTGACCCTCGGCGCCATCGACACCGGCGCCTGTGTGCTGGCCGAAGCGGGCCTGCTCGACGGCCACCGCCTGACCTTGCACTGGGAAGCCATCGATGCGTTCAAGGAATCGTATCCGCACCTGAGCGTCACTCAGGAACTGTTCGAGATCGACCGCCGTCGCATCACCTGCGCCGGCGGCACCGCGTCCATCGACCTGATGCTCGACCTGATCGCCCAGGCCCACGGCCCGGACCTGGCGATCCAGGTGTCCGAACAGTTCGTGCTGGGCCGCATCCGCCCGCGCAAAGACCACCAGCGCATGCAGATCGCCACGCGCTACGGCATCAACAACAAGAAGCTGGTGCACGTGATCGGCGAGATGGAGCAACACACCGAGCCACCGCTGAGCACCCTGGCGCTGGCCGACGCGATCAAGGTCACCCGGCGCCAACTGGAGCGCTTGTTCCGCCTGCATCTGAACGACACACCCAGCAACTTCTACCTGCGCCTGCGCCTGGAAAAAGCCCGGCAACTGCTGCGCCAGAGCGATATGAGCGTGCTGGAAGTGAGTATTGCTTGCGGGTTCGAGTCGCCGTCGTATTTCACCCGCAGCTATCGGGCGAGGTTTGCGAAATGTCCGAGGGAGGATCGGCGACGGGAGGTGGTTTGA
- a CDS encoding choline ABC transporter substrate-binding protein, with amino-acid sequence MNRLISRSVLALSVSAILSTPVMAADAASCQNVRLGVVNWTDVIATSAMTQVLLDGLGYKTKQTSASQQIIFAGIRDQRLDLFLGYWNPLMTQTITPFVDAKQVKVLDKPSLEDARATLAVPTYLADKGLKTFADIARFEKELGGKIYGIEPGSGANTQIKAMIAKNQFGLGKFQLVESSEAAMLSAVDRAVRRKEPVVFFGWAPHPMNVNVAMTYLTGSEDALGPNEGRATVWTVTAPTYAEQCPNVHKLLTNLTFTAADESRMMQPLLDHKDPIESAKQWLKDHPQDQARWLEGVTTFDGKPAAANLQLTVK; translated from the coding sequence ATGAACCGACTGATCAGCCGCAGCGTGCTTGCACTCAGCGTCAGCGCTATTTTGAGCACCCCCGTCATGGCAGCGGATGCCGCTTCCTGCCAGAACGTGCGCCTGGGCGTGGTGAACTGGACCGACGTGATCGCCACCAGCGCCATGACCCAAGTGCTGCTCGACGGGCTCGGCTACAAGACCAAACAGACCAGCGCCTCCCAGCAGATCATCTTTGCCGGCATCCGCGACCAGCGCCTGGATCTGTTCCTGGGCTACTGGAACCCGCTGATGACCCAGACCATCACGCCGTTCGTCGACGCCAAGCAAGTCAAAGTGCTCGACAAGCCGAGCCTGGAAGACGCGCGCGCTACCCTCGCCGTGCCGACTTACCTGGCGGACAAGGGCCTGAAAACCTTTGCCGACATCGCCCGCTTCGAAAAAGAGTTGGGCGGCAAGATCTACGGCATCGAGCCGGGTTCGGGCGCCAATACCCAGATCAAGGCCATGATCGCCAAGAACCAGTTCGGCCTGGGCAAGTTCCAACTGGTCGAATCCAGCGAAGCGGCCATGCTCTCTGCGGTCGACCGTGCGGTACGGCGCAAGGAACCCGTGGTGTTCTTCGGCTGGGCGCCGCACCCGATGAACGTCAACGTCGCCATGACTTACCTCACCGGCAGCGAAGACGCCCTGGGGCCCAATGAAGGCAGGGCGACCGTGTGGACCGTCACCGCGCCGACCTATGCCGAGCAGTGCCCCAACGTCCACAAGTTGTTGACCAACCTGACCTTCACCGCCGCCGATGAGAGCCGGATGATGCAGCCCTTGCTGGATCACAAGGACCCCATTGAGTCGGCCAAGCAGTGGCTCAAGGATCACCCGCAAGACCAGGCGCGCTGGCTGGAAGGTGTGACCACCTTCGATGGCAAGCCGGCGGCGGCCAACCTCCAACTGACCGTTAAATAA
- a CDS encoding 3-keto-5-aminohexanoate cleavage protein, with protein sequence MNHDVIITCALTGAGDTTARSPHVPVTPKQIAAAAVEAAKAGATVVHCHVRDPHTGKFSRDVALYREVMERIREADIDIIVNLTAGMGGDLEIGSGEHPMEFGPNTDLVGPLTRLAHVEELLPEICTLDCGTLNFGDGDTIYVSTPAQLRAGAKRIQALGVKAELEIFDTGHLWFAKQMIKEGLLDNPLFQLCLGIPWGAPADTTTMKAMVDNLPADAVWAGFGIGRMQMPMAAQAVLLGGNVRVGLEDNLWLDKGVLATNGQLVERAGEILSRLGARVMTPAEGRIKMGLAKRG encoded by the coding sequence ATGAACCACGACGTCATCATCACCTGCGCACTCACCGGTGCTGGCGACACGACCGCCAGAAGCCCGCACGTGCCGGTCACCCCCAAACAAATCGCGGCCGCCGCCGTGGAAGCCGCCAAGGCCGGCGCGACCGTGGTGCACTGCCATGTGCGTGACCCGCACACCGGCAAGTTCAGCCGCGACGTGGCGCTGTACCGCGAAGTGATGGAGCGCATCCGCGAGGCCGACATCGACATCATCGTCAACCTCACTGCCGGTATGGGCGGCGACCTGGAGATCGGCAGTGGCGAGCACCCCATGGAGTTTGGTCCCAACACCGACCTGGTCGGCCCACTGACGCGCCTGGCCCATGTCGAGGAATTGCTGCCGGAAATCTGCACCCTCGATTGCGGCACCCTGAACTTCGGCGATGGCGACACCATTTACGTGTCCACTCCGGCGCAATTGCGCGCCGGCGCCAAGCGTATCCAGGCGTTGGGCGTTAAAGCCGAGCTGGAGATTTTCGACACCGGCCACCTGTGGTTCGCCAAGCAGATGATCAAGGAGGGCCTGCTCGACAACCCGCTGTTTCAACTGTGCCTGGGCATCCCGTGGGGCGCGCCGGCCGACACCACCACCATGAAAGCCATGGTCGACAACTTGCCCGCCGACGCCGTGTGGGCCGGCTTCGGCATCGGCCGCATGCAGATGCCGATGGCGGCGCAGGCGGTGCTGCTGGGCGGCAACGTGCGAGTCGGCCTGGAAGACAACTTGTGGCTGGACAAAGGCGTGCTTGCCACCAATGGGCAGTTGGTGGAGCGCGCCGGTGAAATCCTCAGCCGCCTCGGGGCGCGGGTCATGACCCCGGCGGAAGGTCGCATCAAGATGGGCCTGGCCAAACGCGGCTAG
- a CDS encoding L-carnitine dehydrogenase translates to MSFITEIKTFAALGSGVIGSGWVSRALAHGLDVVAWDPAPGAEAALRKRVANAWAALEQQGLAPGASQSRLRFVATIEECVRDADFIQESAPERLELKLDLHSKISAAAKPNALIGSSTSGLLPSEFYERATHPERCVVGHPFNPVYLLPLVEVVGGKHTAPEAIQAAIKVYESLGMRPLHVRKEVPGFIADRLLEALWREALHLVNDGVATTGEIDDAIRFGAGLRWSFMGTFLTYTLAGGDAGMRHFMAQFGPALQLPWTYLPAPELTDKLIDDVVDGTRDQLGKHSIAALERYRDDCLLAVLEAVKVTKAKHGMSFAE, encoded by the coding sequence ATGAGCTTTATCACCGAAATCAAAACCTTCGCCGCCCTCGGCAGCGGTGTTATCGGCAGCGGCTGGGTGTCCCGCGCCCTCGCCCACGGCCTGGACGTCGTGGCCTGGGACCCGGCACCCGGCGCCGAAGCGGCCCTGCGCAAACGTGTCGCCAACGCCTGGGCCGCCCTGGAGCAACAAGGCCTGGCGCCGGGAGCATCCCAGTCGCGCCTGCGCTTTGTTGCCACCATTGAGGAATGCGTAAGGGACGCCGACTTCATCCAGGAAAGCGCCCCGGAACGCCTGGAGCTGAAACTGGATTTGCACAGCAAGATCAGCGCCGCAGCCAAGCCAAATGCGCTGATCGGCTCGAGTACTTCCGGCCTGTTGCCGAGTGAGTTCTACGAGCGCGCCACCCACCCGGAGCGTTGCGTGGTTGGCCACCCGTTCAACCCGGTTTACCTGCTGCCGTTGGTGGAAGTGGTCGGCGGCAAGCACACCGCGCCGGAGGCGATCCAGGCCGCGATCAAGGTCTATGAATCCCTCGGCATGCGCCCACTGCACGTGCGCAAGGAAGTGCCGGGGTTTATTGCTGACCGCCTGCTGGAAGCGCTGTGGCGCGAGGCGCTGCACCTGGTCAACGATGGCGTGGCGACCACGGGCGAAATCGACGACGCGATTCGCTTTGGCGCCGGGCTGCGCTGGTCGTTCATGGGCACCTTCCTCACCTACACCCTGGCCGGTGGCGATGCGGGCATGCGCCACTTCATGGCGCAGTTCGGCCCGGCATTGCAGTTGCCGTGGACCTATTTGCCGGCGCCGGAACTCACCGACAAGTTGATCGACGATGTGGTCGATGGCACCCGCGACCAGTTAGGCAAACACAGCATTGCGGCGCTGGAGCGCTATCGTGATGATTGCCTGCTGGCGGTATTGGAGGCAGTCAAAGTGACTAAAGCCAAACACGGCATGAGCTTTGCCGAATAA
- a CDS encoding thioesterase family protein, with amino-acid sequence MPALKTYTTQILPEWVDYNGHLRDAFYLLIFSYATDALMDMLGLDSDNREASGHSLFTLELHLNYLHEVKLGAEVEVRTQLIAHDAKRLHLYHSLHPVGDDKELAGNEQMLLHVDLAGPHATPFTEAALERLAAISAAQAELPMPALLGRVIGLPAKKAPSQP; translated from the coding sequence ATGCCCGCATTGAAGACCTACACCACTCAAATCCTGCCTGAATGGGTCGACTACAACGGCCACCTGCGCGATGCGTTCTACCTGCTGATCTTCAGCTACGCTACCGACGCACTGATGGACATGCTGGGCCTGGACAGTGACAACCGCGAAGCCAGCGGCCACTCGCTGTTCACCCTCGAGTTGCATCTGAACTACCTGCACGAAGTGAAGCTGGGAGCCGAAGTGGAGGTGCGCACCCAGCTGATCGCCCACGACGCCAAGCGCCTGCATCTCTATCACAGCCTGCACCCGGTGGGGGATGACAAGGAACTGGCCGGCAACGAACAGATGCTGCTGCATGTCGACCTGGCGGGGCCGCATGCCACGCCGTTCACCGAGGCCGCGCTGGAACGTCTGGCTGCCATCAGCGCCGCACAGGCCGAGCTGCCAATGCCCGCCCTGCTTGGCCGTGTCATTGGTTTGCCGGCAAAAAAAGCCCCGAGCCAGCCGTGA
- a CDS encoding GlxA family transcriptional regulator — protein sequence MTSFNSGAQPQNRAPQSIGFLLLDNFTLISLASAVEPLRMANQLSGRELYRWTTLSVDGNQVWASDGLQITPDAAMHKAPALDTVIVCGGVGIQRTVTREHVSWLQSQARQSRRLGAVCTGSWALACAGLLDGFDCSVHWECLASMQEAFPRVAMSTRLFTLDRNRFTSSGGTAPLDMMLHLISRDHGRELSAAISEMFVYERIRNEQDHQRVPLKHMLGTNQPKLQEIVALMEANLEEPIDLDELAVYVAVSRRQLERLFQKYLHCSPSRYYLKLRLIRARQLLKQTPMSIIEVASVCGFVSTPHFSKCYREYFGIPPRDERVGSNTTQQVAMLPIPQALVLSPLSGPMSALSQARNESTFASVRL from the coding sequence ATGACGTCGTTCAACTCCGGGGCTCAACCCCAGAACCGTGCGCCTCAATCCATCGGCTTTTTGCTGCTGGACAATTTCACGCTGATTTCCCTGGCGTCGGCCGTGGAACCTCTGCGCATGGCCAACCAGCTGTCCGGCCGCGAGTTGTATCGCTGGACAACCCTGAGTGTCGACGGCAACCAAGTATGGGCCAGTGACGGCCTGCAGATCACCCCCGATGCCGCCATGCACAAGGCTCCAGCCCTGGACACGGTGATCGTGTGCGGTGGCGTGGGCATCCAGCGCACCGTCACCCGCGAACACGTGTCGTGGCTGCAAAGCCAGGCGCGTCAATCCCGTCGTCTCGGTGCGGTCTGCACCGGCAGTTGGGCCCTGGCCTGTGCGGGCCTGCTCGACGGTTTCGATTGCAGCGTGCATTGGGAATGCCTGGCGTCGATGCAGGAAGCGTTTCCCCGCGTGGCCATGAGCACACGCCTGTTCACCCTCGATCGCAACCGCTTCACCAGCTCCGGCGGCACCGCGCCGTTGGACATGATGCTGCACCTGATCAGCCGCGACCACGGCCGTGAGCTGTCGGCCGCCATCTCCGAGATGTTCGTGTACGAACGCATCCGCAACGAACAGGATCACCAGCGTGTGCCGCTCAAGCACATGCTCGGCACCAACCAGCCGAAGCTGCAGGAAATCGTGGCGCTGATGGAAGCCAACCTGGAAGAGCCCATCGACCTGGACGAACTGGCGGTCTATGTCGCCGTGTCGCGTCGCCAGCTGGAGCGGTTGTTCCAGAAATACCTGCACTGTTCGCCGTCGCGCTACTACCTCAAGTTGCGCCTGATCCGTGCGCGGCAGTTGCTCAAGCAAACGCCGATGTCGATCATCGAAGTGGCGTCGGTGTGCGGGTTTGTGTCCACCCCGCATTTCTCCAAGTGCTACCGCGAATACTTCGGCATTCCGCCGCGCGATGAGCGTGTAGGCTCCAACACCACCCAGCAGGTGGCGATGCTGCCGATTCCGCAGGCGCTGGTGTTGTCACCGTTGTCGGGGCCGATGTCGGCGTTGAGCCAGGCCAGGAATGAGTCGACTTTCGCCAGTGTAAGGCTCTAG